The following nucleotide sequence is from Anguilla rostrata isolate EN2019 chromosome 3, ASM1855537v3, whole genome shotgun sequence.
TGTCTTGGAATTATCTCCCTTGaaagttttattactttattacttTATGCTAAAGCAGTACTAGAAATGCAGTGGTAGAAATGCAACTAAAATGCCAACCAGAAATGTATTCTGATCAGTGTGGTGTATTGAGAGGCAAAAAAAAGTAGTTGACCAGgtttggcaatacaattttggATGCAAGCACCTCAGAGATTTATTAGTTTGGTAATTTTCCATTAGTTTTGAGTATCAGAGTAACATCAATACTTGAGGACTTCCAGATCTATAAAACAACTGATTGTCAATTGCCGATTCTTCTATATACACAGATGCAAAACATGCTTTTAAACAATCAAGTAAACAAAATAACTtagttcatatttattcaacTTGTAACGTGGCagattcttaaaataaaaatctttatttatagttaaaagaaatttattttttgccatttctttttaaaaaacggagGCTTGCTACAACTGAAGGCTCAATCGATACATCAGAAATCAGCTATTTGAGAACACAAGAATGAAATCACCCTTCAGAGAATGGAGTTTGGGATTGCGCCAGTAGTTTCATTGGGATAACAAATGGATTTAATGGGCACTGGCctgctttttcaaaaattgatTTCTCGTGTTCAATATTCTGGGAAAGAGTAGgtatatttttacaatgtgatttgCTTGTGCTCTGTTGTGCAGTTTGAAGTGGCAGTAGAGATCCTACTGCTTGAACGcctgctctctgtactgtggGGTCTTGCATGCCACTGTTGGCCAAGATCACAGGCTGGAATCCAGCTTTTGGTTTGCTGCTAGATACTGATGGAATTGTAGAAGCCTCACTCTGACTGGTGTATTCCACTTTGTCGTCATTTTTACCATCTGGTGTTTCTTTATCCCCTTGTCCTCTGCCATTTCCTTCCTGACTGGCAAGCGTCTGGGGCAAGGCACCAGTGCCTTTCATTTGACTGGAGCACAATACACCGCTTTCAATCACGGCATCTGAGGCTGTGCTACCTGTGTGGATGCTGGCCGTGATGGACACTGACTGGTCAAGCTGTCCTCCTTCCTGAATGGTGGAAATCTCCCTTTGTAAGGAAGACCCGGGTGGGTTGGCACCCGCCTGAGCAAGATGGGACTGGGCCTCTTGTCCAGTGCTTATTGGAAGTGGGGGCTCCAGCACAGGATCAGTGAGGTGCTCGTATACCTGACGGAGGTGGTGTTGCAGTTCCACACAGTCAAGCAGGGGGATCTGCTCTGGAAGAGACAACAGCAGGTCCAGGACCACAGCACTCTCTAAGAGGACACAAATTAAAAAGACAATCAAATGAACGTACAGCCCCGTATGCAGCAGTAGTTAGGTTACAATTTGGTCATAGGATATCTAACAATCAACAGTTGACTTCTCTAGTCTCATTCAGTTTGAGCATTCTGCAAATGCTGCTCCTCTTGGTCAATGACAGACCAATGAGTGTACATCGCTGGGATCATAAAATCGTTGCAATCAAAGCCTAGGGGAAGGGATGATAGATGTAGGGCGACTGAGTTTTGAGTGgctttttcctgttgtttttccatcaattttcCCAGACTACATTGTACTCCTTGCTTCCATCATAAGTTATTAATAGTGGATTTGGTTTGCTTAAATTTGGCAGGCTAGGCAGCAAGCTAACTAATGTTACATCCATCAACATGGAATGTTAGTGAGCCAGTGAGTtcagaaagatttatttttgttttattccattCAATTGAACTTGGAGATTTCACAAGCTTTTCACTGAAATATACAGTAGTCTATACTCAATGTAAAGCCCACAACCAGCTCACAAGCCATATAGCTGGCAAACTGTTCTTACCGTAGGCAACTAATGTGCAGCTGAGCATGCTAGCTAGCGAACATCAATTATTTTTGCCAATTCTGTCATGAATGTCAGCAACCTCAATTCCTAAATCAAAGCTGATTTAGACACAATACCCTGTCTTAGATTCCAAATTATTGCTGTAGCTAACACTACCAGGTCTTGTTAATTAACTTGAATGCAGCTTAAATTAACATTGTTCTATATTGGCCGTTGCATGTATTGCACACACTGACGTTGTTATACGTAGTATTGTTCCCTGTAGACATGACCGAACACAATGGCTCACAGCAGGTGAGTTCTTTGCCTTAGAGATTTTATATCAGGATTTGGCTATAGATGACAGGTTCACttcttaaaagtaaaataatgacaGTACAGGGTCAACCCAAATCTgctcttctgattggttgacagaATAGGCATTGACGCTCCCTACCGGAGCATTAGCACAGTTACAGACCCCATTTTGGAAGTCAGCAAATCTTTTGTTCAAGGTTCACTGCAAAATTTGGTGGCAAAGTCAAGAGGGTGTGAGAGGTTGATTTCAGAGGTTGTAATTATGGAGCTGTCTTTGCTCTAGTTGTACAGGTTTGCAACTGCTCTTGTGTGTATTCACACATTAATTCACAGAattgtgaatccattctacaaatgtgtgaatccattctacaaATTTGTGAATTCATTCTACACATATTGCAATGAAACAATCTCTTAATATCAACTTAAACATTGTGTGTATGACCGGCTGGTGCAATTGTTGCCTGGAATTTATGGtcaatgcatacatacacacacatgtgctacTTACCCATAGGAGAGAGGGGGATCAGGTTGCCTTGCTTGTTCACAGAGGCCAAAAAGCGATAGATATTCTCAAAATCCACAGCAAAATCCTTGTGATTCAAAGTTTTTTGGTTGATCTGCCCATTAGATGTCGGACCCTTGCTAGGGGTGGAGAAAGAATGTTCCTGTACCTGGGTGGTAGTCCTTGTGTTTGGGCTCGCTGACTGTTCAGCCGGCTGGCTGGATTTTGGGGTCGTCGCACCCTGCTTACTGCTTGATTGACTAAGGCTGGCTGGAACATGAGCAGGACGAGGTGATGCGGGACTGGGTGAATTGTTGGAAGTGGACCCTCCTTTGACTTTCGGGCTTTGGTGGAGGGTGGCAGAAGCCAAGTTTTGAAAGGAGGACTGCGAGTTGCAGGGTAAACTAACAACACTGGGACTGGCCCCTGCCTGGGAGGATGGAAGCGAGCCCTCCTGACATCTGACGTTTGGACTTTCTGGCGTCTGACCAGATGAGAGCTGGGTAGATGCGTGTCCCCTCGGAGGGATGCATGTTGAGGCTGTCTTTACTGGTGGTCTGGCCATGGGTCTTAATGGAACTGTCCGGAGGTTGGGTGGGAGTCGCTGGGGAGTGCTTACAGGGCGTGGTGGGTCAGAGTTCAGGAGGCTACATGGCTCAGTGGCAGCAATCACAAGCATCTACACAGAAAGGATGAGGAAAAGACAGACTGGTTACTAAATACTGGCAGTAGGTGCACTTCTTCACAATGCCTACCACTTAGTGTGCTGCCCTTTCCACAACTTTCAACTGCGctttttccacagaaaaactGTTCACCTTGGTCAGTCTGTTTAACTAATAAAatcaattgaattgaatctgAAGAGTGTTTAAATTACCCTTAAAACAAAATACTTGAGCCTTGGGTGACTTGCCTGATGTCACATTCGTTTTTTTGACAACTTTACACTCCCAGTATTAAGAgcaagttttaaaaagtaaattaaaaatctTACCCTTATCCAAAAAACTCTGGAGTTCGTGGGAAAATTGTCATGCTAACTGACCATGAGTATACTACACCTGTGAGAAAGCAGATGAAATGGCACTCTCCTGTGACCCGGCCATTTTCTGTGCCATTTCAGTCCACATTTCAATGGGCACTTTGCCACTCTGCACTTCCCGCCTCTGTCTGTTCACCAGCCTGGCCACTCTCTTTCCCACAGCGGTCTTCAAGAACTGCACAAAACTCTCAATCTGATGCCCAAAAAATCAggatagaaataaaataagcaggTCAACACATGCAGTGCATCAGACCCATGACAGACACTTTTTCTGAAGTACTGTACTTCAGAAAGTACACCATTCAGGCACAACTAAAATATAAGATGCTtgtagaaattattttaaaagaaacatctgttttggcctatattcattttaaaaaataaatttctgtttctaccatgttttttttttttttaaactctgaagGATCTgcttatttatatttaagttGCTCAAAATTTTCAATTCTACGAGCACTGAAGTATGTCCAATCAGTCATGCTGAAATATGCACACATGAAGCAATCATCCTTCATATTTCCAAATGCAAGGATCCTGTACAGCCTCTG
It contains:
- the snapc2 gene encoding uncharacterized protein snapc2 isoform X1, which encodes MSILSTTELYYSTIFSAPTMKPPSRKRNVPLRFVSREPELIRRAQGHSGWFGWKRKERQILLVELKRQNSNAELDLVALQAKLPKKSIQQIESFVQFLKTAVGKRVARLVNRQRREVQSGKVPIEMWTEMAQKMAGSQESAISSAFSQMLVIAATEPCSLLNSDPPRPVSTPQRLPPNLRTVPLRPMARPPVKTASTCIPPRGHASTQLSSGQTPESPNVRCQEGSLPSSQAGASPSVVSLPCNSQSSFQNLASATLHQSPKVKGGSTSNNSPSPASPRPAHVPASLSQSSSKQGATTPKSSQPAEQSASPNTRTTTQVQEHSFSTPSKGPTSNGQINQKTLNHKDFAVDFENIYRFLASVNKQGNLIPLSPMESAVVLDLLLSLPEQIPLLDCVELQHHLRQVYEHLTDPVLEPPLPISTGQEAQSHLAQAGANPPGSSLQREISTIQEGGQLDQSVSITASIHTGSTASDAVIESGVLCSSQMKGTGALPQTLASQEGNGRGQGDKETPDGKNDDKVEYTSQSEASTIPSVSSSKPKAGFQPVILANSGMQDPTVQRAGVQAVGSLLPLQTAQQSTSKSHCKNIPTLSQNIEHEKSIFEKAGQCPLNPFVIPMKLLAQSQTPFSEG
- the snapc2 gene encoding uncharacterized protein snapc2 isoform X2; translated protein: MMHMDRRSFSAPTMKPPSRKRNVPLRFVSREPELIRRAQGHSGWFGWKRKERQILLVELKRQNSNAELDLVALQAKLPKKSIQQIESFVQFLKTAVGKRVARLVNRQRREVQSGKVPIEMWTEMAQKMAGSQESAISSAFSQMLVIAATEPCSLLNSDPPRPVSTPQRLPPNLRTVPLRPMARPPVKTASTCIPPRGHASTQLSSGQTPESPNVRCQEGSLPSSQAGASPSVVSLPCNSQSSFQNLASATLHQSPKVKGGSTSNNSPSPASPRPAHVPASLSQSSSKQGATTPKSSQPAEQSASPNTRTTTQVQEHSFSTPSKGPTSNGQINQKTLNHKDFAVDFENIYRFLASVNKQGNLIPLSPMESAVVLDLLLSLPEQIPLLDCVELQHHLRQVYEHLTDPVLEPPLPISTGQEAQSHLAQAGANPPGSSLQREISTIQEGGQLDQSVSITASIHTGSTASDAVIESGVLCSSQMKGTGALPQTLASQEGNGRGQGDKETPDGKNDDKVEYTSQSEASTIPSVSSSKPKAGFQPVILANSGMQDPTVQRAGVQAVGSLLPLQTAQQSTSKSHCKNIPTLSQNIEHEKSIFEKAGQCPLNPFVIPMKLLAQSQTPFSEG
- the snapc2 gene encoding snRNA-activating protein complex subunit 2 isoform X3, producing the protein MKPPSRKRNVPLRFVSREPELIRRAQGHSGWFGWKRKERQILLVELKRQNSNAELDLVALQAKLPKKSIQQIESFVQFLKTAVGKRVARLVNRQRREVQSGKVPIEMWTEMAQKMAGSQESAISSAFSQMLVIAATEPCSLLNSDPPRPVSTPQRLPPNLRTVPLRPMARPPVKTASTCIPPRGHASTQLSSGQTPESPNVRCQEGSLPSSQAGASPSVVSLPCNSQSSFQNLASATLHQSPKVKGGSTSNNSPSPASPRPAHVPASLSQSSSKQGATTPKSSQPAEQSASPNTRTTTQVQEHSFSTPSKGPTSNGQINQKTLNHKDFAVDFENIYRFLASVNKQGNLIPLSPMESAVVLDLLLSLPEQIPLLDCVELQHHLRQVYEHLTDPVLEPPLPISTGQEAQSHLAQAGANPPGSSLQREISTIQEGGQLDQSVSITASIHTGSTASDAVIESGVLCSSQMKGTGALPQTLASQEGNGRGQGDKETPDGKNDDKVEYTSQSEASTIPSVSSSKPKAGFQPVILANSGMQDPTVQRAGVQAVGSLLPLQTAQQSTSKSHCKNIPTLSQNIEHEKSIFEKAGQCPLNPFVIPMKLLAQSQTPFSEG